A portion of the Edaphobacter lichenicola genome contains these proteins:
- a CDS encoding S9 family peptidase, which produces MFATGVSCVCGLAGSPAERVSLAQTASTASGPSSVPSIDQALEAQVPSGPALSPDGQRVVYEVSRTNWKDDAFERDLWIADRAGSTHLLTSQVKSSSNAKWSPDGHWIAFLSDRPGQVGDTKADSKQLYVINPGGGEARQVTKLEDGVDEFEWAPDSKTIAFTTMDPLSKEQKDRAERYGDYTVVNGDERMTHLWTVDVTSAPVATPASKPAPSAASNSAATPPAGVPEAHRLTEGDEFSVQGFSWSKNGAKIAFAAAKDGELKHGGTATIYVVSVADKKVTKLVTTPGPNEDPQFSPDGSEVAFVTADGAQYFFYANQKIAVVPVTGGTPRVVSGDFDEDAHLVAWSEKGIYFGAVKKTASHLYRLTVATGAIEQVTHPDDLMGFSPSFSKDFSEVAYRAALPNTGVEIYIAPTTGSGAAVRVTHLTDAMKPYTLARREVVQWKSGDGTTIEGILDKPADFDARKKYPLLVVIHGGPTGVDQPAVNPDRYYPVEQFVAKGALVLRPNYRGSAGYGAKFRALNVRNLGVGDYADVISGVDSLIAQGFVDKDRVGSMGWSEGGYISAFITTSSDRFKAVSVGAGISDWMTYYVNTDITPFTPQYLHATPWDDPEIYRKTSPISYISTAKTPTLIQHGDRDKRVPTPNGYELRQALEDHGVPVKMVVYHGFGHPIDKPKQQRAVMEENLHWFGHYIWGEPFVDGVGPGAAPGATK; this is translated from the coding sequence TTGTTCGCTACGGGTGTCTCTTGTGTTTGTGGGTTGGCGGGGTCGCCGGCAGAGCGGGTGAGCCTTGCCCAGACGGCTTCGACTGCGAGTGGGCCTAGCAGCGTGCCGAGTATCGATCAGGCGCTGGAGGCACAGGTGCCTTCGGGTCCGGCGCTCTCCCCGGACGGACAGCGCGTGGTGTACGAGGTATCGCGGACCAACTGGAAGGACGATGCGTTTGAGCGTGATCTCTGGATTGCGGATCGTGCGGGGAGTACGCATCTGCTGACATCGCAGGTGAAGTCTAGTTCTAACGCGAAGTGGTCGCCTGATGGACACTGGATTGCGTTTCTTTCAGATCGTCCTGGGCAGGTTGGCGATACCAAGGCGGACAGTAAGCAACTTTATGTGATCAACCCTGGGGGCGGCGAGGCTCGGCAGGTGACCAAGCTCGAGGATGGGGTGGATGAATTTGAGTGGGCGCCGGATTCGAAGACCATTGCGTTCACGACGATGGACCCCTTGTCGAAGGAGCAGAAGGACCGAGCGGAGCGATATGGGGATTACACCGTGGTGAATGGCGATGAGCGGATGACTCATCTTTGGACGGTGGATGTAACGTCGGCTCCGGTCGCGACTCCCGCTTCGAAGCCAGCACCGTCTGCAGCTTCAAACAGTGCTGCTACGCCACCAGCTGGTGTGCCCGAGGCGCACCGGCTGACCGAGGGAGATGAGTTCAGCGTGCAGGGTTTTTCGTGGTCGAAGAACGGGGCGAAGATTGCGTTTGCGGCTGCGAAGGATGGCGAGTTGAAGCACGGAGGGACGGCAACGATCTATGTCGTCTCGGTGGCAGACAAGAAGGTGACGAAGCTGGTGACAACTCCGGGACCAAATGAGGATCCGCAGTTTTCTCCGGATGGGAGCGAGGTTGCATTTGTAACTGCGGATGGTGCGCAATATTTTTTCTATGCGAACCAGAAGATCGCGGTGGTGCCGGTGACGGGAGGCACGCCCCGCGTGGTGAGCGGGGACTTCGATGAGGATGCGCATCTGGTTGCGTGGTCGGAGAAGGGAATTTATTTTGGCGCGGTGAAGAAGACGGCGTCTCATCTTTATCGTTTGACTGTGGCTACGGGCGCGATCGAGCAGGTGACGCATCCGGATGATCTGATGGGGTTCTCTCCATCGTTTTCGAAGGACTTCAGTGAGGTGGCTTATCGGGCGGCGCTGCCGAATACTGGCGTGGAGATCTATATTGCTCCGACGACGGGAAGCGGCGCTGCGGTGCGCGTGACGCATCTGACGGACGCGATGAAGCCTTATACGCTGGCGCGGCGCGAGGTGGTGCAGTGGAAGTCGGGCGATGGAACGACGATTGAGGGAATTCTTGATAAGCCTGCGGACTTCGATGCGAGGAAGAAGTATCCCCTGCTGGTGGTGATTCACGGTGGGCCAACGGGCGTGGATCAGCCTGCGGTGAATCCTGATCGCTACTACCCGGTGGAGCAGTTTGTGGCGAAGGGTGCGCTGGTGCTGCGGCCGAACTATCGCGGCTCAGCGGGATACGGTGCGAAGTTTCGAGCGTTGAATGTGCGGAATCTTGGCGTGGGTGATTATGCGGACGTGATCTCGGGCGTCGATTCTCTGATTGCGCAGGGCTTTGTCGACAAAGACCGCGTTGGGTCGATGGGATGGAGCGAGGGTGGTTATATCTCGGCCTTCATTACGACTTCGAGTGATCGGTTCAAGGCTGTGTCGGTGGGAGCTGGGATCTCGGACTGGATGACGTACTACGTGAATACGGACATTACTCCGTTTACGCCGCAGTACCTGCATGCGACGCCGTGGGATGATCCGGAGATCTACCGGAAGACGTCGCCCATCTCGTATATCTCGACGGCGAAGACTCCGACGCTGATTCAGCATGGAGACAGAGATAAGCGTGTGCCTACGCCGAATGGATATGAGTTGCGGCAGGCTCTTGAGGACCACGGGGTTCCGGTAAAGATGGTGGTGTATCACGGCTTTGGGCACCCGATCGATAAGCCGAAGCAGCAGCGGGCAGTGATGGAGGAGAACCTGCATTGGTTTGGACACTACATCTGGGGCGAGCCGTTTGTTGACGGAGTTGGGCCGGGTGCAGCGCCGGGCGCGACAAAGTAG
- a CDS encoding HNH endonuclease, producing the protein MQSGKMRKQGLSAKRHAGHGGGHSGHNSGRVTTERDVRVGVFRQPAMQTPVLVLNASYEPINICGARRALVLVLKGVARTEEEQGAVLHAARMRVAMPSVIRLLEYRRIPHQTRALSRKNILLRDRNSCQYCSVILTAGELTLDHVIPRSRGGLSTWENLVACCHNCNRRKGNQMLHELTDMKLQREPRPFSLHTSRHIMRMIGSADAAWRKYLYFEAEPAA; encoded by the coding sequence ATGCAATCGGGGAAGATGCGAAAGCAAGGGCTAAGTGCAAAGCGACACGCGGGGCATGGGGGCGGGCACTCGGGCCACAACTCTGGGCGGGTGACGACGGAGCGGGACGTGCGGGTTGGCGTGTTTCGGCAGCCGGCGATGCAGACTCCTGTGCTGGTACTGAATGCGTCGTATGAACCCATCAACATCTGTGGGGCGAGGCGCGCTCTGGTGCTGGTGCTGAAGGGTGTCGCGCGCACCGAAGAGGAGCAGGGCGCGGTGCTTCATGCGGCGAGGATGCGCGTGGCCATGCCGAGCGTGATCCGTCTGCTGGAGTATCGCCGAATTCCTCACCAGACTCGTGCGCTCAGCCGCAAGAACATCCTCTTGCGGGACCGAAATTCGTGCCAGTACTGCAGCGTCATCCTGACCGCGGGCGAGCTGACGCTGGATCATGTCATACCGCGGTCGCGTGGCGGGCTGTCGACGTGGGAGAACCTCGTCGCGTGTTGTCACAACTGCAACCGCCGGAAGGGCAACCAGATGCTCCATGAGCTGACAGACATGAAACTGCAGCGTGAGCCACGACCATTTTCTCTGCATACCTCGCGCCACATCATGCGAATGATCGGCAGCGCGGACGCGGCGTGGCGGAAGTATCTCTACTTTGAGGCAGAGCCAGCAGCTTAG
- a CDS encoding ComF family protein, with protein MTLCVRCGEALDMEGVRFAGQFPVEGLVCSPCRMVPPEFERAVAYAIYQDKLREMVHLLKYERMRTVAKPLGKLLARAIEMLEAEAGRDLLVVAVPLFPAKERERGYNQAVLMSDAALVELKKSRPEWNLTAAHGVIRRVKDTKSQFGLTPKGRRRNLQGAFAVGDRAALAGREVLLVDDIYTTGATARACAQVLRRAGASKVWVATASRAQPEMIAAWDAGSGTAAWDAG; from the coding sequence ATGACGTTGTGCGTGCGCTGCGGCGAGGCGCTCGACATGGAAGGTGTTCGGTTTGCCGGTCAGTTCCCTGTGGAGGGGCTGGTGTGTTCGCCGTGCCGAATGGTTCCGCCGGAGTTTGAGCGTGCGGTGGCGTATGCGATCTATCAGGATAAGTTGCGCGAGATGGTGCACCTGCTGAAGTATGAGCGGATGCGCACAGTCGCGAAGCCACTGGGCAAGTTGCTTGCTCGGGCGATCGAGATGTTGGAGGCTGAGGCTGGCCGAGATCTGTTGGTCGTTGCGGTACCGCTGTTTCCGGCGAAGGAGCGTGAGCGCGGGTACAACCAGGCGGTGCTGATGTCGGATGCGGCGCTTGTGGAGTTGAAGAAGAGCCGGCCTGAGTGGAACCTGACTGCGGCACACGGCGTGATCCGCAGGGTCAAGGATACGAAGAGCCAGTTTGGGCTGACGCCGAAGGGGCGGAGACGGAATCTCCAGGGTGCCTTCGCTGTGGGAGACCGTGCGGCACTCGCTGGGCGCGAAGTTTTGTTGGTCGACGATATTTACACGACTGGAGCGACGGCGCGGGCTTGTGCGCAGGTGTTGCGCCGGGCCGGGGCGAGCAAGGTTTGGGTGGCGACGGCTTCGCGGGCTCAGCCGGAGATGATTGCGGCGTGGGACGCTGGATCAGGAACTGCGGCCTGGGATGCCGGTTAG
- a CDS encoding Gfo/Idh/MocA family protein — protein sequence MSYKPNRRSFIIGSGLTALASAKAFGANDTIRIGVIGAGGRMRSLLDAADTIGSYEIAAVSDVYTPHCDAVKSRSNGLATAHVDYHEVLDKKAIDAVIIATPDHWHVRIATDAIAAGKDVYLEKPVTHTLEEGVALTRAVRSGKQILQCGMQQRSWSHFRNAVDLIQGGSLGRVTQVRTYWWQNYNTNWAPKPIDVSQLDWKFWLGSAPDQPFSPEKYNRWRWFWNFGGGAMTDLFTHWIDIVHWAMKSDQPVKAQMLGDKYIFDQWDCPDTIQAAFRYPGFDVVYEGAMSSSIDDGGLEFRGTEATLKLTRSGLNLYREGVKNDQNPVLSEHSFRDGTISHMANFFECIKSRREPNAPVETGVASARAGQIGNLAYRRDGQVVWPLKA from the coding sequence ATGTCCTATAAGCCAAATCGTCGTAGCTTCATCATTGGAAGCGGACTAACTGCTCTCGCCTCAGCAAAGGCGTTTGGTGCAAACGACACCATACGTATAGGGGTGATAGGAGCTGGTGGTCGGATGAGAAGTCTCCTCGACGCGGCCGATACGATTGGATCCTACGAGATTGCTGCCGTTAGCGACGTGTATACGCCGCACTGCGATGCCGTGAAGTCACGATCCAACGGCCTCGCCACGGCTCACGTTGACTACCATGAGGTGCTCGATAAAAAAGCTATCGATGCCGTAATCATCGCAACTCCCGATCATTGGCATGTTCGCATCGCAACCGACGCGATAGCTGCGGGCAAAGATGTTTATCTGGAAAAACCAGTTACCCACACCCTCGAAGAGGGTGTGGCTCTTACCCGTGCAGTTCGCTCTGGCAAGCAGATTCTCCAGTGCGGCATGCAACAGCGCAGTTGGAGCCACTTTCGCAACGCGGTTGATCTCATCCAAGGAGGCAGTCTCGGACGCGTCACTCAGGTGAGAACCTACTGGTGGCAGAACTACAACACTAACTGGGCTCCCAAACCGATCGATGTAAGCCAGCTCGATTGGAAGTTCTGGCTTGGGTCTGCACCGGATCAACCGTTCAGTCCTGAAAAATACAATCGTTGGCGTTGGTTCTGGAACTTCGGCGGCGGAGCCATGACCGATCTCTTCACCCATTGGATCGACATCGTTCACTGGGCGATGAAATCCGATCAACCAGTAAAAGCACAGATGCTCGGAGACAAATACATCTTCGATCAGTGGGATTGTCCAGACACTATCCAGGCCGCATTCCGTTATCCCGGCTTCGACGTAGTCTACGAGGGAGCCATGAGTTCGTCGATCGATGACGGAGGTCTGGAGTTTCGCGGTACGGAGGCAACGCTGAAGCTAACCCGCAGCGGATTGAACCTCTATCGCGAAGGAGTAAAAAACGATCAGAATCCAGTCCTTTCAGAACACAGCTTCCGCGATGGAACCATCTCGCATATGGCGAACTTCTTCGAATGTATCAAGAGCCGCAGGGAACCAAATGCGCCAGTCGAGACCGGAGTAGCCTCCGCGCGTGCGGGGCAGATCGGCAACTTGGCATACCGCCGTGACGGTCAAGTTGTATGGCCGCTAAAAGCATAA
- the ku gene encoding non-homologous end joining protein Ku yields the protein MARPYWSGRIQISLVSFGVQLYVATEAKSQISFNQISRSTGERVRHQKVLQSAIESSSDGATAAPAVQKDEIVKGYEYKKGEYVIVENSELENLRVPSKHTVDVTQFVSLSELNPEYVEKPYFLVPEADSTEAFAVVRRALQKTGKAAIGTIAFSGREHVFAISAAGDGDRGGMMGYTLRYSSELRNQSDYFRDIKQVEINEESLELAESLIAKRSAKLDLSKFQDGYELAVKELVAAKVNHLPVPKDDELQPARGNVVNLMDALRKSIGGPETTTVGRSSKKPVASATSEPKKGIGLVKPSSKATAKRKSA from the coding sequence ATGGCTCGTCCTTATTGGTCTGGTCGTATCCAGATTTCGCTTGTTTCGTTCGGAGTGCAGTTGTACGTCGCAACCGAAGCTAAGAGCCAGATCAGCTTCAACCAGATCAGCCGAAGTACCGGCGAACGCGTCCGGCACCAAAAGGTTTTGCAAAGCGCTATCGAGAGCTCAAGCGACGGAGCCACTGCCGCCCCCGCAGTCCAAAAGGACGAGATCGTTAAAGGTTACGAGTACAAAAAAGGCGAGTACGTCATCGTTGAAAATAGCGAACTGGAAAACCTGCGAGTTCCATCGAAACACACAGTCGATGTTACTCAGTTTGTAAGTCTGAGCGAGCTCAACCCAGAGTATGTCGAAAAACCTTACTTTCTAGTGCCTGAAGCTGACAGCACAGAGGCGTTTGCGGTCGTTCGGCGCGCGCTGCAAAAGACGGGAAAAGCTGCCATCGGCACAATCGCGTTCTCCGGGCGAGAACATGTCTTTGCCATCTCCGCCGCAGGCGATGGAGATCGCGGCGGAATGATGGGTTACACCTTACGGTACTCGAGCGAACTCAGAAACCAGAGCGACTACTTCCGTGACATCAAGCAGGTAGAAATCAACGAAGAATCATTAGAACTAGCTGAAAGTCTGATTGCCAAAAGGTCAGCCAAGCTTGATCTAAGCAAGTTCCAGGATGGATACGAACTCGCAGTAAAGGAACTCGTAGCCGCCAAGGTAAATCACCTGCCAGTGCCGAAAGATGACGAACTCCAGCCAGCACGCGGCAACGTGGTCAATCTGATGGATGCACTACGAAAGAGCATCGGTGGCCCCGAAACAACCACCGTAGGCCGCTCCAGTAAGAAGCCTGTTGCAAGCGCAACCTCCGAGCCGAAGAAGGGAATCGGCCTGGTAAAACCATCGTCAAAAGCAACCGCTAAACGAAAGTCGGCCTAG
- a CDS encoding tetratricopeptide repeat protein, with protein sequence MTRYSRQDVIRILHLHARQLMAWERAGLISHSEHYSFEALGQLRTLRDLQATTRISAKNIRASVEAMQRVAGMRNPLVEASFVRRGSRLSFRHGGALMDPLTQQLAFDFETSPARQLRVVGAGDVALRQAAEVQDLFLRAVQLEENPATIHQAVELYRTILARRPAHAPALINLGTIHYNLRKYEDAELLYRQATLADPEYALAFFDLGNVLDEMQRLAEATIAYQKAVALVPQYADAHYNLALAYERQGQRRRALRHWLAYVRLDPVGPWANHAKEQARKIMNTEKLSIVSRRGRLVKVAG encoded by the coding sequence GTGACCCGATATAGCCGTCAAGATGTAATTCGAATTCTTCACCTGCATGCGCGCCAGCTTATGGCGTGGGAGCGGGCCGGACTTATCTCTCACAGCGAACACTATTCTTTTGAGGCACTGGGGCAGTTGCGGACGCTTCGCGATCTGCAGGCGACGACGCGTATTTCGGCCAAGAATATTCGGGCGTCGGTTGAAGCGATGCAGCGCGTCGCTGGAATGCGCAATCCGCTGGTTGAGGCGAGCTTCGTGCGCCGGGGATCGCGGCTGAGCTTTCGGCATGGCGGTGCGTTGATGGATCCCCTGACCCAACAACTCGCATTTGACTTCGAGACCTCTCCGGCACGGCAACTGCGGGTAGTGGGTGCTGGTGATGTTGCCTTGCGGCAGGCGGCAGAGGTGCAGGATCTATTTCTAAGGGCTGTGCAATTGGAGGAAAATCCAGCAACGATCCACCAAGCTGTAGAGCTCTATCGAACGATTTTGGCTAGACGCCCCGCTCACGCCCCAGCGCTGATCAATCTGGGTACGATTCATTACAACCTTCGAAAGTATGAAGACGCCGAGCTGTTATACCGACAGGCCACACTGGCGGATCCTGAGTATGCGCTCGCCTTCTTCGATCTTGGCAACGTGCTGGACGAGATGCAGCGCCTGGCCGAAGCAACGATCGCGTATCAAAAAGCTGTGGCGTTGGTTCCTCAGTATGCCGATGCACACTACAATCTGGCGCTGGCCTACGAGAGGCAAGGTCAACGACGGCGGGCGCTCCGGCATTGGCTTGCGTATGTGCGGCTCGACCCTGTGGGCCCGTGGGCTAATCACGCGAAGGAGCAGGCACGCAAGATCATGAATACCGAAAAGCTCTCCATCGTGAGCCGACGGGGACGTCTGGTGAAGGTCGCCGGCTAG
- a CDS encoding ThuA domain-containing protein codes for MRPLKKSFIRTVAILSLAIVTQENLAHGQVVANTAVPPPPHAKQIHLKHVLIIGQTKGFEHDSISPAMAAIYNLGKESGLWDTTLRTDTELLTKKDLKNNAKNLNYFDVLIFASTTGELQMDASQKQDMLSFIKEDGKGFVGIHAALDTNYTWPEYGEMIGGWFDQHPWMTFNAPIINEDPDFPAVRHLPKAFVKYDEIYQPKDWSRSKVNVLLSLDPTKLDYANNPRIHREDHDFPVAWSKMYGKGRVFYSTLGHTEESWNDPDIRTMYFEAIKWALGMTEGSTSSHTRPSK; via the coding sequence TTGCGTCCTTTAAAGAAGTCTTTCATTCGAACGGTAGCGATTCTTAGCCTGGCAATTGTCACTCAGGAAAATCTCGCACATGGGCAAGTCGTCGCGAATACCGCCGTGCCGCCTCCGCCCCATGCCAAGCAAATTCATTTGAAGCATGTCTTGATCATCGGCCAGACAAAGGGATTTGAACATGATTCGATCTCCCCTGCGATGGCAGCCATCTACAATCTGGGCAAAGAGAGCGGCCTGTGGGATACCACACTGCGTACAGATACCGAATTGCTCACGAAGAAGGATTTGAAAAACAACGCGAAGAACCTCAACTACTTTGATGTTCTAATTTTTGCCAGCACCACTGGCGAACTACAGATGGATGCCAGTCAGAAGCAAGATATGCTTTCGTTCATTAAGGAAGACGGAAAGGGATTCGTCGGCATTCATGCGGCACTCGATACGAACTACACATGGCCAGAGTACGGAGAGATGATTGGGGGATGGTTCGATCAGCATCCATGGATGACATTCAACGCGCCAATCATCAATGAAGATCCAGACTTTCCCGCTGTCCGCCACCTCCCGAAAGCATTCGTAAAATATGATGAGATCTATCAGCCCAAGGACTGGTCGCGCAGCAAGGTAAATGTCCTGTTAAGTCTCGATCCGACAAAACTCGACTATGCGAACAACCCACGCATCCATCGCGAAGATCATGATTTTCCAGTCGCGTGGAGCAAGATGTACGGGAAAGGGCGCGTCTTTTACTCAACTCTCGGCCACACGGAAGAGTCATGGAACGATCCTGATATTCGTACGATGTACTTCGAGGCGATCAAATGGGCTCTTGGCATGACAGAGGGCAGCACGAGTTCGCATACGAGACCTAGCAAATAG
- a CDS encoding acyl-CoA dehydrogenase, translated as MSQQGPMALTQLMDDEQLFRDTVRRFATEQIGPLVRGMDESQEMDSGLIRKLFELGLMGIEVPEEYGGAGGTFFNAILAVEEISAVDPSVGVMVDVQNTLCINALVRWANEDQKKKYLTRLATDTIGSYALSEASSGSDAFALQTRAVKRGDDYVLNGQKLWITNAKEAGLFIVFATLDPSAGYKGITAFLVEKGTPGFTLGKKEDKLGIRASSTCELIFNDCVVPASQVLGEPGKGYKVAIETLNEGRIGIGSQMLGLAAGAWAHAAKWAKERKQFGKALVEFQAMQFQLAEMATEIEAARLMVYNAARLKDAKLDYLKEAAMCKYFTSQVAERVASLAVEIYGGSGFVKDYPVEKFYRDAKIGKIYEGTSFMQLATIAKLTLAKI; from the coding sequence ATGTCGCAGCAGGGTCCGATGGCGTTGACGCAGTTGATGGATGACGAGCAGTTGTTTCGCGATACGGTACGGCGTTTTGCCACGGAACAGATTGGGCCGCTGGTGCGCGGTATGGACGAGTCGCAGGAGATGGACTCGGGGCTCATTCGCAAGCTCTTCGAGCTTGGCCTGATGGGGATTGAGGTTCCAGAGGAGTATGGTGGGGCTGGCGGAACCTTCTTCAATGCGATCCTGGCAGTTGAGGAGATCTCGGCAGTCGATCCGTCGGTCGGCGTGATGGTCGACGTTCAAAACACACTCTGCATCAACGCGTTGGTTCGTTGGGCGAATGAAGATCAGAAGAAAAAGTACCTGACGCGGCTGGCGACCGACACCATCGGATCGTACGCTCTGAGCGAGGCTTCTTCGGGGTCTGACGCATTTGCTTTGCAGACCAGAGCAGTTAAGCGCGGTGACGACTATGTGCTGAACGGCCAGAAACTATGGATCACGAATGCAAAGGAAGCTGGGCTGTTTATTGTCTTTGCAACGCTCGATCCATCGGCGGGCTACAAAGGAATAACAGCGTTTCTAGTCGAGAAGGGAACGCCTGGCTTTACGCTTGGCAAGAAGGAAGACAAACTCGGCATCAGGGCATCGAGCACCTGCGAATTGATCTTTAATGACTGCGTCGTACCCGCTTCGCAGGTGTTAGGCGAACCGGGAAAAGGTTATAAGGTGGCGATCGAAACGCTGAACGAAGGCCGTATCGGCATCGGCTCACAGATGCTGGGACTTGCTGCAGGAGCTTGGGCCCATGCGGCCAAGTGGGCAAAGGAGAGAAAGCAGTTCGGCAAGGCACTCGTGGAGTTCCAGGCGATGCAGTTTCAACTGGCGGAGATGGCAACCGAGATCGAGGCGGCCCGGCTGATGGTCTACAACGCTGCTCGTCTCAAGGATGCAAAGCTCGACTACCTGAAGGAGGCCGCGATGTGTAAGTACTTCACCTCACAGGTAGCTGAGCGCGTTGCCAGCCTTGCGGTTGAGATCTACGGAGGCTCCGGCTTCGTGAAGGACTACCCGGTCGAGAAGTTCTATCGGGACGCGAAGATCGGCAAGATCTACGAGGGAACATCGTTTATGCAGCTAGCAACGATTGCTAAATTGACGTTGGCCAAGATTTAG
- a CDS encoding sensor histidine kinase encodes MWVGVKEIGRLAGLRWAEAAGVGGAAGAIWLLRIRSRARAAEWRREQRINEELQAYARLDVRLPAEGKMPDLAARVSLVMAEKSAFRRTAMLSRDGHGKFAVAASAGMEDRTVQSLNAWAERVIVATEREKGIGVRRNDGSLGTRLGSNSFAVMLGKGVGEVEYRRAIVIPLWTTGGRMVGALAVGADGLLGVQRAALEEALAPLEALGVKVARSMENAAVAERLIRAEKLAGLGLLAGGMAHALSNPLTAVLGFAELIAVSTAEARVKEDAEVIVREALRMRQTVESLLDFSRPMLQNDALVDMTELVRELAAACAETLEKRGVRLVVEAEAEASIVRGNKHRLRQLLEHLLNNAAQALAGADCVKDGEEPVIRISVNSSGSASDGVLGSEERRVHLIVSDTGPGFHEPGRVFDPFYAIEAADGAGLGLSICYGIVHETGGEIRAFNLHPHGAAVAMELPLAAVEAEKNPAAVAGRVASVSD; translated from the coding sequence ATGTGGGTGGGAGTGAAGGAGATTGGCAGGCTGGCAGGGCTGCGCTGGGCCGAGGCAGCTGGGGTGGGAGGAGCGGCTGGCGCGATTTGGCTGCTAAGGATTCGCTCGCGGGCGCGGGCTGCGGAGTGGCGCCGTGAACAGCGGATAAACGAGGAGCTTCAGGCCTATGCCCGGCTGGATGTGCGATTGCCGGCGGAGGGCAAGATGCCGGATCTGGCGGCTCGCGTGAGCCTGGTGATGGCAGAGAAGAGCGCGTTTCGCCGGACTGCGATGCTGTCGCGGGACGGGCACGGTAAGTTTGCGGTCGCGGCAAGTGCCGGGATGGAGGATCGGACGGTTCAGTCGCTGAACGCGTGGGCGGAGCGCGTGATCGTCGCGACGGAGCGCGAAAAAGGGATTGGCGTTCGGCGGAATGATGGAAGCCTGGGTACGCGTCTGGGGAGCAATAGTTTTGCCGTGATGCTTGGGAAGGGAGTGGGGGAAGTCGAGTATCGGCGGGCGATTGTGATTCCGCTGTGGACGACCGGAGGTCGCATGGTGGGGGCGTTGGCGGTAGGCGCGGATGGCCTGCTGGGCGTGCAGAGAGCGGCGCTTGAAGAGGCGCTGGCGCCGTTGGAGGCATTGGGCGTTAAGGTGGCGCGGTCGATGGAGAACGCAGCGGTGGCCGAGAGGTTGATACGCGCGGAGAAGCTGGCGGGGTTGGGGCTGCTGGCCGGAGGCATGGCGCATGCGCTGAGTAATCCGCTGACCGCGGTGCTGGGGTTTGCGGAGCTGATTGCGGTTTCGACGGCGGAGGCGCGGGTGAAGGAGGACGCGGAGGTCATCGTTCGTGAGGCGCTGCGGATGCGGCAGACGGTGGAGTCGCTGTTGGACTTCTCGCGACCGATGTTGCAGAACGACGCGTTGGTTGACATGACGGAGTTGGTGCGGGAGTTGGCGGCGGCCTGTGCGGAGACTCTCGAAAAGAGAGGGGTTCGGCTGGTTGTCGAGGCTGAGGCCGAGGCGTCGATAGTACGCGGAAACAAGCATCGGCTGCGGCAGCTGCTGGAGCATCTCTTGAACAATGCCGCGCAGGCGCTCGCTGGGGCGGACTGTGTGAAGGATGGGGAGGAGCCGGTGATTCGGATTTCGGTGAACTCGTCCGGGAGTGCCTCGGATGGCGTTTTAGGGAGTGAGGAGCGGCGCGTTCACTTGATTGTGAGCGATACGGGACCGGGATTTCATGAGCCCGGGCGGGTGTTCGATCCGTTTTATGCGATTGAGGCCGCGGATGGCGCGGGATTGGGGTTAAGTATTTGCTATGGAATTGTTCATGAGACTGGAGGGGAGATTCGAGCGTTCAACCTGCATCCGCATGGCGCCGCCGTGGCGATGGAGCTTCCCCTTGCTGCAGTGGAAGCAGAAAAAAATCCAGCTGCGGTCGCCGGGAGAGTTGCCAGCGTAAGTGATTGA